The proteins below are encoded in one region of Gadus macrocephalus chromosome 14, ASM3116895v1:
- the eif3jb gene encoding eukaryotic translation initiation factor 3 subunit J-B produces MADWDADNFEPDEPIKKAAVQDKWEGEDEDDDVKDNWDDDDEEEKKAEIKKAETKVSEKKKLSEKIKEKENREKRKKQEEIQQKQEELTPEEQQLEKLRVQKLQEAADLELAKDAFGISNTAINVAGIDAICPSSKEDFVELEKLLKEKICQFEKSVHYSNFLDSLFRELCISLEIEDLKKISNALTVLLSEKQKQEKQNKAKKKKKGGQPGGGLKGKMRDDLDYTAFDGGYAQDYEDFM; encoded by the exons ATGGCGGACTGGG ACGCCGACAACTTCGAGCCGGACGAGCCGATCAAAAAGGCGGCAGTGCAGGATAAATGGGAAGGCGAAGATGAAGACGACGATGTCAAG GATAACTGggatgacgatgatgaggaagagAAAAAAGCGGAGATAAAGAAAGCag AGACAAAGGTGTCGGAAAAGAAGAAGCTTAGCGAGAAAATAAAGGAGAAGGAAAACcgagagaaaaggaaaaaacagGAGGAGATCCAGCAGAAG CAAGAGGAGCTAACGCCAGAGGAGCAGCAACTGGAGAAGCTAAGAGTTCAGAAGCTACAAGAGGCCGCAGACCTGGAGCTAGCTAAAGATGCTTTTG GTATCAGCAATACGGCAATCAACGTGGCAGGTATCGACGCCATATGCCCGTCTTCTAAAGAAGACTTCGTAGAGTTGGAGAAGTTgctgaaagaaaaaatatgcCAGTTTGAGAAGTCTGTGCATTATTCAAATTTTTTGGATTCATTGTTTCGGGAACTCTGTATTTCAT TGGAAATAGAGGACTTAAAGAAAATCAGTAATGCCCTTACAGTCCTTCTTAGTGAAAAGCAGAAACAAGAAAAA CAAAACAAAgccaagaagaaaaagaagggcGGTCAGCCCGGTGGCGGGCTGAAGGGCAAGATGCGCGACGATCTGGACTATACAGCGTTTGACGGTGGTTACGCCCAGGACTACGAGGACTTCATGTGA
- the cilp gene encoding cartilage intermediate layer protein 1, with protein MSVWPLLLVLCAMATTSRGSRRNDNSDANHEWTTWFNVDHPGGRGDYEQLEAIRFYYRSRVCPVPRALEARTTDWVPARETGETVHADPTVGFWCLNEEQGPGRNCSNYSVRFLCPKDYSEILQGIWGPWSVWNACPAMCGKVGVQVRSRSCQSQTLSCSGPKVEGRSCNGPECPRADCHLHCMMGKENAECEACTCEGHVLLGSVRGAGGLVAEGATIVRLGKLLVLTDHNGHFRIPGVCPDGNTTLTVSAQNHSPLDVLVPLSSEPTSVLSIRLERTEKLRVLTNPESKARREGHSAVFCCQVSGTPKPEQFQWFHNNTLLERRSDSTLVLKDLRLQQSGEYYCRASSPAGAIKTKPALLTVLAKDQPSCNPTPEPHLIRLPHDCPQNTSDSLYYDVGKCPAATCAGQLDNASRCKDNVAFCCGVAKMAKRDISCQGYQLPTMVVTACGCQKCVETKAVVHGRAVAADTGEPMRFGHIFMNGERVSRTGYKGTFSVQVPLDTARLVLTFVDNMQKFVNTTKVLPFNSRGGAIYHEIKLLRKKEPVTISSTETNTLELGEAEGQDPMVQLEIPPRSFYKQNGEVFVGNVKASVTFLDPRDVSTAAAAQSDLNFVGEAGDTLPLRTYGMFSVDFSAEQGGEPLNAGEVKVFLDSTQVKMPEHLDTMKLWSLNPETALWEEEGNLQMEKKRRGKREERTFLIGNMEIRERRLFNLDVPENRRCYVKVRSFRSERFMPSEQVEGVVISLINMEPTPGFSTNPRAWGRFDSAITGSNGACLPAFCDDQRADAYSAYVMANLGGEELEAVTSSPKLNPNLIGVPQPFLGKLNYRRTDHEDTRLKKTAFSINVAKPNSNTPEESNGPIYPFERLRDCEEAPFSAPHFRFSRVEGDRYEYNTVPFNEDDPMSWTEDYLSWWPKPMEYRACYIKVKLSSPHELNVRSRNMGGTHPRTGGQLYGLRDTRSIRDMDLNNVSAVCLEFKCSGMLYDQERVDRTLVRVIPQGSCKRENVNTILQEYLVNHLPLAVNNDTNEFTMLAPLDPLGHNYGIYTVTDQDPRTAKEIALGRCFDGTSDGTSRVMKSNEGVALTFTCGDHDATQQSVFQNSQNSSGQSGASAGGRGDSRPSRRRQREGSNAPRGNRKRNTRDPAGRRTQSRRDTMP; from the exons ATGTCTGTGTGGCCCCTGCTTCTTGTCCTTTGCGCCATGGCGACCACGTCTCGAG GATCACGGAGGAACGACAATTCAGACG CCAACCATGAGTGGACCACTTGGTTCAACGTGGACCATCCCGGGGGCCGTGGGGACTACGAGCAGCTGGAAGCAATCCGCTTCTACTACCGCTCCAGGGTGTGCCCTGTCCCACGGGCACTGGAGGCCCGGACCACGGACTGGGTCCCGGCCCgcgagacgggggagacggtgCACGCCGACCCCACGGTGGGTTTCTGGTGCCTCAATGAAGAGCAGGGTCCGGGGAGGAACTGCTCCAACTACTCTGTCCGCTTCCTCTGCCCGAAAG ATTATAGTGAAATCCTGCAGGGAATCTGGGGTCCCTGGTCTGTCTGGAACGCGTGCCCGGCCATGTGCGGCAAGGTTGGGGTACAGGTGCGCTCTCGGAGCTGCCAGTCCCAGACTCTGTCCTGCAGCGGACCCAAAGTGGAGGGAAGATCATGCAACGGCCCTGAATGCCCCAGGGCGG ACTGCCATCTGCATTGCATGATGGGAAAGGAGAACGCTGAGTGCGAGGCGTGCACGTGTGAGGGGCACGTCCTGCTGGGCTCAGTCCGCGGGGCGGGAGGACTGGTCGCGGAAGGCGCCACCATCGTGCGCTTGGGAAAACTCCTCGTGCTCACCGACCACAACGGACACTTCCGGATCCCCGGTGTGTGTCCCGATGGAAACACCACGCTGACGGTCAGCGCCCAGAACCACTCCCCGCTGGACGTGTTGGTACCGCTCAGCAGTGAGCCCACCTCAGTGCTCAGCATCCGGCTGGAGAGGACAG AGAAGCTTCGTGTGTTGACGAACCCTGAGAGCAAAGCCAGGCGAGAGGGTCACTCTGCTGTGTTTTGCTGCCAAGTGTCCGGAACGCCAAAGCCAGAGCAGTTCCAGTG GTTCCACAACAATACTCTCCTTGAGCGACGGTCTGACAGCACGTTGGTCCTGAAAGACCTGCGTCTTCAACAGTCTGGAGAATACTACTGCAGAGCCAGTAGCCCAGCCGGCGCCATAAAGACCAAACCAGCCCTCCTCACTGTACTAG CTAAAGATCAGCCGTCGTGTAATCCCACACCTGAGCCGCACCTCATTCGCCTGCCCCACGACTGCCCCCAGAACACAAGCGATTCCCTCTACTACGACGTGGGCAAATGTCCCGCCGCCACCTGTGCCGGTCAGCTTGACAACGCCAGCCGCTGCAAAGACAACGTTGCATTCTGCTGTGGCGTGGCGAAGATGGCCAAGCGAGATATATCGTGCCAGGGCTACCAACTCCCCACAATGGTGGTGACGGCGTGCGGCTGCCAGAAGTGTGTGGAGACCAAGGCTGTCGTTCACGGGCGAGCCGTCGCGGCGGATACAGGGGAACCGATGAGGTTTGGCCACATCTTCATGAACGGAGAGCGAGTTAGTCGCACGGGGTACAAAGGCACCTTCTCCGTCCAGGTGCCCCTCGACACAGCCAGGCTGGTCCTGACCTTTGTGGACAACATGCAGAAGTTTGTCAACACAACGAAGGTGCTGCCGTTTAACAGCAGGGGGGGAGCCATCTACCACGAAATCAAACTGCTCAGGAAGAAGGAGCCTGTCACCATCAGCTCCACAGAGACCAACACTCTAGAGCTCGGAGAGGCAGAGGGCCAGGATCCGATGGTCCAGCTTGAGATCCCTCCTCGCTCGTTCTACAAGCAGAACGGAGAGGTGTTTGTCGGAAACGTCAAGGCTAGTGTGACCTTTCTCGACCCTAGAGATGTTTCCACAGCGGCAGCAGCGCAGAGCGACCTCAACTTTGTGGGAGAAGCTGGCGACACCCTTCCACTAAGAACGTACGGAATGTTCTCCGTTGACTTCAGTGCCGAACAGGGTGGGGAGCCTCTGAACGCAGGTGAGGTCAAGGTGTTCCTGGACTCTACTCAGGTGAAGATGCCCGAGCATCTCGACACCATGAAGCTCTGGTCGCTGAATCCTGAGACAGCTttgtgggaggaggaaggcaatCTGCAGATGGAGAAGAAaagaagagggaagagagaggagagaacctTCTTGATTGGCAACATGGAGATCAGGGAAAGACGTCTGTTCAACCTGGATGTGCCCGAGAACCGCAGGTGCTACGTTAAGGTCAGGAGCTTCCGCAGCGAGCGCTTTATGCCCAGTGAACAGGTGGAGGGAGTCGTTATTAGTCTGATCAACATGGAGCCCACCCCTGGATTCTCCACCAACCCCCGCGCCTGGGGCCGGTTCGACAGCGCCATCACGGGTTCCAACGGTGCGTGCCTTCCAGCTTTCTGTGACGATCAGAGGGCTGACGCATATTCTGCCTACGTCATGGCCAacctgggaggggaggagctggaggctgTGACCTCCTCACCAAAATTAAATCCCAACCTCATCGGTGTCCCCCAACCCTTCCTGGGAAAGCTAAACTACCGGCGAACCGACCATGAGGACACCAGGTTGAAGAAGACAGCATTCAGCATTAATGTAGCAAAACCAAACTCCAACACCCCAGAGGAGTCCAACGGACCAATCTACCCGTTTGAGCGTTTGAGGGATTGTGAGGAAGCACCCTTCAGCGCACCCCACTTCCGTTTCTCCAGAGTGGAAGGGGATCGCTACGAATACAACACAGTGCCCTTCAACGAGGACGACCCAATGAGTTGGACGGAGGATTACCTCAGCTGGTGGCCCAAGCCCATGGAGTACCGGGCCTGCTACATCAAGGTTAAACTCAGCAGTCCCCACGAGCTCAATGTACGCTCGCGCAACATGGGCGGCACCCATCCCAGGACAGGGGGCCAGCTGTACGGTCTCAGGGACACCCGCAGCATCCGTGACATGGACCTGAATAATGTGTCTGCAGTGTGTCTGGAGTTCAAATGCAGCGGCATGCTGTATGATCAGGAGCGCGTGGACCGCACACTGGTCAGGGTGATTCCCCAGGGCAGCTGTAAACGAGAGAACGTCAACACCATTCTCCAGGAGTACCTGGTGAACCATCTGCCCTTGGCAGTCAACAATGACACTAATGAGTTCACAATGCTGGCCCCCCTGGATCCTCTCGGCCACAACTACGGCATTTACACTGTGACGGACCAAGACCCACGCACCGCCAAAGAGATCGCCCTTGGCCGTTGTTTCGACGGGACCTCCGACGGCACGTCCCGCGTCATGAAGAGCAATGAGGGGGTAGCACTCACGTTCACCTGCGGAGACCACGATGCTACACAACAGAGCGTGTTCCAGAACTCCCAGAATTCATCTGGGCAATCCGGGGCAAGCGCAGGTGGGCGAGGAGACAGCCGGCCTAGTCGCCGCCGGCAGAGAGAGGGCTCCAATGCACCGCGTGGCAACCGAAAACGCAACACCAGGGATCCAGCCGGAAGACGCACACAATCTAGACGAGATACCATGCCGTAG